The Marinomonas sp. CT5 genome contains the following window.
TCAATATGCCATTCACCCTTTCTGCTAACGCATTTTGGTAGCAGTCATAGCCATCTGTCATCGACGGCTTTATTTTATTGCGTTGTAATTCTTTTTGANNNNNNNNNNNNNNNNNNNNNNNNNNNNNNNNNNNNNNNNNNNNNNNNNNNNNNNNNNNNNNNNNNNNNNNNNNNNNNNNNNNNNNNNNNNNNNNNNNNNTCTTTTGATTGTTTGAGCAGGTGTCTCTTTGGCTTTCGGGGATTTAGACATGGGTAGCCTCACTTTGGTAGACCAATCCATTTTGCCGTGTTTTCGAAGCCAAGTCAGCACCGTTGATCGCCCTTGGATTCCATAGATTTTTTGAGCTTGCTTATAAGTCATGTCGCCTTTTTCGACGGCCATCACTATCTGTAATTTAAAGCCCATTGTGTAGTCACGTTGAGTACGCTTGCGCTTGGTATTACTTGATGTCCCCATAATAGGTCTCCTAGGTGTAAACCTATTTCAGGACGGGACACAATGAACATGAAAGCCTCGATGGGAAACTATCGGGGCTTTTTTTGGTCCTGTCTTAAAGGGTTGCTGATAGTGTTTCTTTTTTAACTAAGGGTTCATATCTGAGTAAATGTCTTTAAGCTCGCCGATACTCTTATTCAGTCATAATGACATGAAAATGGAGGAAACGATGAAGTTTATTGAAATCCATTCTGACCTGATACCAATATCACTTTTACTAGAGGCCGATCCTTGCGAGGAAAATGTACGTGCTTCTTTGCAGGGCTCAATTTGTTTTGCGGCCATTGAGGGAGAAGAGATTGTTGGGGGCTTCTGTGGTTAAGTATTTTACAGAGGAGTGTGTGGAGATTTTAAATATGTCTGTTTGGCCTTCACATCAAGGTAAGGGAATTGGCTCTAAATTACTAGACTTTGTCTTATCGGAACTTAAAAAGCATAAGGTTAAGCGAGTTGAGTTAGGAACCGGTTGTTTTGGTTATCAATTGACCTATTATCAACGCGCAGGTTTTCGAGTTGATTCTGTTGTCAAAGATTACTTTTTGGATCATTACTCAAAACCTATTTTTGAACAAGGTATCCAACATCAAGACATGCTACGTCTGTATATTAGGCTTTAGAGGTTCTTAGGGGAAAGGCGTTAAAAAACTAAGAAGTTACGAAGTTTACTGAATCATAACTTCTTAGAAAGGGAGGCTTATCAAAAATGCAGTTTAGTTAGCTGGTTTCCATTTAGCGGCTGAATCAAAGAATTGTAGTGTCTCTGCTTCAGCAGCGTCCATTTGGTCTTGAGGGAAATAGCTCATTTTAACAATGACAGTATTTTCATCTTGGTTCACGTAAATGAACTGACCTTGCAAACCGATTGCTGAATAAGCGTTAGTATTTGGCATCGTCCACCACTGATAACCGTACCCACCCATTTTCGGATCTTCTTTATCAACAGGTGTTGTAGACAGTTTTACCCATTCTGGGGAAACGATTTGTTTGCCATTAATCTTGCCGTTATGCAGCATCATCTGACCGACACGTGCATAGTCACGTGCTGTTGCGTTGAAGCCTGCACCAGTGAATTCTCGGCCAACACCAGGTTGACCATCCATGATGAAGAAGCCGTTTGATTCAGCGCCTATTGGTTCCCATAGATGTTGTGCCATGTAAGAAGCGACATTGCTACCGCCACTAACACGTTCTAATAAAAGCCCTAAAACCGCAGTATCAATGGTCTTATAAGCCCAAAAAGTGCCTGGTTCATGGCTTCGCTTGATGGTTTTTGCTGGTTCAACAAAGCGTGCAACGTTTTTCACCAAGGCTAAAATATGGTTTTTAGCGGCGACACCAGGGTTGGCAAAGTCATAACGCTCTTCATAGTCGACACCGGATTTCATGGCAAGAATTTGGCGAATGGTCACGCCCTTATAGGCACCTTCAGATAATTCCGGTAAATAAGTGGTGATGTCGTCATCAAGGGACTTAATTCGACCTTCTTGAAGCGCAACACCCACTAAGATGGAAACCATAGATTTGGTCATCGACCAACCCATGAAGTGCGTGTCTTGATTAGAGTTATTGCGATAATTTTCATAAACGATTTTGTCATCTTTAATGATGATCATCGCATTGGTGTATGTTCTGTCTAAAAACTGCTCTGGCGTATAGCTCTTACCTTCATACTGATAGGTAAAGTCTAGTGGCTGATCATTGTGAATAAATGGGGTGACGTTGCCTGAATGGCCGACTTGGCGAGTGGTAAACAATGTGTCCATTGAACGAAATGTCAGTGTGTTCACGTCGCCATCAAGCATGGCCCAGCGTAGATTTTGTATAGCAATTGGCACTTCCGATTTAGGCCCTACAGCCGCTACTAATGGATCGACTTCCGAAACCGCTTGAGCGGCCATGGGTAAGATAGCAATAGAAGACAGTAAGCTGGCATTGATAAAACATTGCACGGTTTTTATTTTTTTTAGCATGTTCGTCTCTCTTATTTTATTAACGTTTAGATTGGAAATTGTTTTCCTACAAAACAAATAATGAGGACTTTATCTAGACTTGTCATATCCCAAATAGGATAAAAAAAAGCTTATAAGGGCCTGATTTCGTGCAATAGACGATCATTTTCTAATTGATTTACATGAGGAAGAATCGATGACCAAAGCGCTTTAACCAACTCAGGCTGACGTGTAACGCCCATTTTAGAGAAAATACTTTTTAATTGTATGCGTGCTGTGCCAACAGAGATGCCTTTATCACTGGCGTACTCTGTTAGGGTAAAACCATTGGCTAATGCGCTAGCCAATTTCACTTCTGCTGGAGTCAGCCCAAATAAACGTCCGATATTGGGATCTGAAAGTGCCATTTCATTTTGATTATTAGACAGAAACAGAGCAAAAGTGAGTGGCTGTTTTGATTGCATTAAATGAATCGACTGGGTGGATGTAATCGGGGTGATTAAAAGTTGTATAGGGCAAGATTGATATTCACCAATGATGGAAAGTGGGTAAGAAGAGCACTCAGTTGAAGAAAGCGTTTGTTGTAGTAATTGGAAAAAGTTATCTCGATCTACTTTGTGATGAAAACGTAATTCTTTATCAATTAGATCTAGATAGTCGACTTCCTCAATAATGCTAACCGCACTGTTATTGTGCCAACTGACTTTACCATATTGATTAATTAGCATCATACCAATGGTCAGTTTGTCTGTTGTTTGCTGAATGACAGTGTTACTGGCTAACAATGCCTGAAATTGATCATGTAACAGAATAGTTTGTTGTATATGCGGGGCCAGTGATTGTAGGAGTTGTTCGATTTTTATATCAAATCGTCGAGAGTCACCATGTTTGCGATGGGCAATTAAGTTGAAACAGCGATTTGGTGATATTCTAAGTTCTAATGAGATGGCCAAACCTAAACCGGCCATAGCAAGTCTTTTCTGAAAGCTTTGGTATCTTGAACAGCTATTGGAAAAGAGTTCTTCGTCACGAACAATGCTTAGACTATCAGTAAAGTCATAACTAAGACGTGGGTTGTCGCAATTATTGACCCATTTATCATGAAGTTCGGCATTGATGATTGATTGGGAGTCGCGCATTAAGAAGACTTCAGAGACATCGCCATCATCTGATAATTCATATATTTGCACGGCAACGCTTTCAACTTCTAATATTTCACGTAGCTCATCAAGAATACTGGTCCATCGTTGCGGATGCTGGGCACAACTGTAAACCTTTGGCAAAAGTTGATTTAAAAAACTTTCAATCATGGTGG
Protein-coding sequences here:
- a CDS encoding helix-turn-helix domain-containing protein yields the protein MGTSSNTKRKRTQRDYTMGFKLQIVMAVEKGDMTYKQAQKIYGIQGRSTVLTWLRKHGKMDWSTKVRLPMSKSPKAKETPAQTIKR
- a CDS encoding GNAT family N-acetyltransferase, whose amino-acid sequence is MEILNMSVWPSHQGKGIGSKLLDFVLSELKKHKVKRVELGTGCFGYQLTYYQRAGFRVDSVVKDYFLDHYSKPIFEQGIQHQDMLRLYIRL
- a CDS encoding serine hydrolase encodes the protein MLKKIKTVQCFINASLLSSIAILPMAAQAVSEVDPLVAAVGPKSEVPIAIQNLRWAMLDGDVNTLTFRSMDTLFTTRQVGHSGNVTPFIHNDQPLDFTYQYEGKSYTPEQFLDRTYTNAMIIIKDDKIVYENYRNNSNQDTHFMGWSMTKSMVSILVGVALQEGRIKSLDDDITTYLPELSEGAYKGVTIRQILAMKSGVDYEERYDFANPGVAAKNHILALVKNVARFVEPAKTIKRSHEPGTFWAYKTIDTAVLGLLLERVSGGSNVASYMAQHLWEPIGAESNGFFIMDGQPGVGREFTGAGFNATARDYARVGQMMLHNGKINGKQIVSPEWVKLSTTPVDKEDPKMGGYGYQWWTMPNTNAYSAIGLQGQFIYVNQDENTVIVKMSYFPQDQMDAAEAETLQFFDSAAKWKPAN